The Gracilibacillus caseinilyticus genome segment AGAACGAATCACGTGGACAAAGTTTAGAGGATAGAGCAAAAAGGAGAATGGCATGAGTACGCAGATGAAAGATTTCTTTGGTACAATCATCATTTGTATCATTGCATTTTTCCTACTCGGGAATTATTTCGATGCTGGAAACTACATAGAAACAGCAGTCTATACGTTTGGAACAATTATTATTGGATTATTGTCTTATATCATCTCGTTCTTACGTCAATTACGAAGAGAAATGATGGGAGAAGACGATTCATTCTCTGAGGAGTGATCGGATGTTAGGTGTTAATAAAGGAGAAGTAAAACTTGATCCACCTTCTGAAGATTGGAAAAACTTATTTCAGATAGAACAGAAGCTGTTACACACGATTACTGGAGCTGACATTGTAGATATGCAGCATATAGGGAGTACCTCTATTCAGCATATCAGTGCGAAACCAATCATTGATATGCTGATCGGAGTGAATGATTTAAAGCGAATAGAGCATTTTGGCAGAACAAAATTAAAAAATCATGGTTACTATCATTTATCGAAAGTACGTGTGGAGGGGAAAGAGGTTTTTGCTAAGTTTAGTAATATGGAAAAACTGACGAAGACACATATTCTCCATGTTGTGAAATATCAGGGACCGCTATGGAACCAGCTCACTTATTTTAGAGATTATATGAATGCCAACCGAGAAAAAGCAAAAGAATATGAGGCACTCAAGCAGGAATTAGCATGGAAATATCCTAATGATGAACGTTCGTATACAATGGAAAAAAAGAAATTTGTAGATAGGATAATAAGAGATCTCCAATAGAAAAAGAGGTGTAATCTATGTTTTACCATAAAATAGACGAAGAATTATCCTTAAAATTAATAGAATTAAAAGATGCCGAAAAAGTATTTGCCTTAACTGAAAGTTCACGCGATTATCTCCGTGAATGGCTGCCATGGCTTGATTTCACAACAAAATTAGAAGACACCAAAGCATTTATCCGAAATTCCTTGAAGGGCTATGCGGAAGGAGAGAGTCTTACTACTTTTATTGTCTATCAAAATGAAATCGTAGGAACCGCGAGCTACAATAATCTCGACAGGAGCAACAAAATAGCTTATATCGGTTACTGGCTTGGAGAGGATTATCAAGGAAAAGGCATTATGACACGAGTGGCAGGTGCGTTAACAGACTATGCCATAAACGAGCTGAACATGAATAAAGTAGATATTCGAGCTGCAGCACAAAATCAAAAAAGCAGAGCAGTCCCAGAACAATTAGGATTTGTCCAGGAAGGAAGCGTCAGACAGGCAGAATGGTTATATGATCATTATGTTGATCATGTTATTTATGGCATGTTGGCGGATGAATGGAAGAAAGCCTAATCCCATTTAATCCGTGCTCCTTGTGTAAATAAAAAAGAATGATATGGCATATGGTGAAAAGAATGTATATGTGAGAAGTGTGGGATAAGTGGAAACTTTCAACATTCAACTGGCAGCGTTAATACTAGTTGTTATTTTTGTGGCGATAGCAATCTTTCAAATGTTATTGATACTTGGCTATCCAGTAGGTGAATATGCTATGGGTGGAGAAAACAAAGTATTACCTGGAAAATTTCGTCTGGTCAGTATTGTAAACGCAGCTCTTTTACTTGGTATGGCGACCGTTGTTTTGCATCATACCTCTTTCCTTACCACTTTTGATATGCCCACACTTATCTTGATGTGGATCATCACCAGTTTTCTCGCTATAAATACGATTGCCAACCTCGTATCTCCTGGCAAAAAAGAAAAGCTGGTGATGACACCTGTTGCCGGATTGGCCTTTCTGTTAAGCTTTCTCATCACCATTATATAACCTAATCATAACATAGCAATTTTTTCATCACTTTCCTTTACCACAGAACATTCGTTTGCTATAATGGGTGTTAGAATATCAGACGTGTAGGAAAGTAGGTGTTTTCTGTTGTTGCGATTTTTAATGGGTAGTGCGACAGTGAATAAAAGCGAGCAATGTTTACAAGAAATCAGACAAGAACTCAGGCAAGATCCCCAAGGTCCTTCCATTATCTATTTAGTTCCAGATCAAATGACATTCCAGCAAGAATATGCGCTTTTAAATGGTGACGACATAAATGGTTCGATTCGTGCGCAGGTGTACAGCTTTTCACGGTTGGCTTGGCGTGTAATGCAGCTGACAGGTGGGGCAACCAAGAAATATATTACGTCCACCGGGATGCAAATGATGCTGAGAAAGATTGTCGAGGAGCGGACAGACGATTGGAAAGTCTTTCAAAAAGCAATCGAAAAGCAAGGTTTTATCGAACAGTTAGAGGAAATGATCACTGAATTTAAACGATATTGTGTGACACCGGATCTTATTACGGCACAATTAGATGAAATGGATCGTTTCCAGCATAAAACTGTCGGAGAAGTGGCATTACATCATAAATTAGATGACTTATTATACATTTATCAAAGCCTGCAGCATGCATTGGCAGGGCATTATATGGATAGTGAGGATCAGCTGCAGCAGTTAGTAGAAAAACTCGAAGACACGAATTTTCTTGAGAATACGACTGTTTATATTGACGGTTTTCATCAGTTTACACCACAAGAATTACTAGTCATTGAGGTAATGATCAAAAAAGCCAAAAATGTGACGGTTACGTTAACGTTAGAGGAACTGAACAATGAAGTGACGCCGTTAGACTTATTTTACCAAACAAAAGAAACCTATTATCAGTTACAACAACTGGCAGAACAAGCATCAGTCCCGGTGGAGATAGAATATGCAGATCAGAATGCGGAGACTAAAGATGCCTTTATTCATTTGGATCATCATTTTGACAGCCGGCCTGTACAGCCTTTTTCTGGTGAAGCGCCGATTCGGATTGCGGAAGCAGTACATCCGCGTGCAGAGGTGGAGGGGACTGCTCAGGAAATAGTACGGTTAGTGAGAGATCAGGGCTATCGTTATCGTGACTTGGCTATTTTAATACGCGAACCGGATGTGTACCATGATTTAATTACAACCGTTTTTCAAGATTATCAAATACCGATTTTCGTTGACGAGAAGCGTACGATGCTGAACCACCCTCTCATTGAGACCGTTCGCTCGTTATTAGATGTTGTGGAAGGGAATTGGCGTTACGATGCCGTTTTTCGTCTGTTAAAAGCTGGTTTTATTCCGCAAGGCGAGGGAGAATTCCGGCTGGATCAGGAAGCTATTGATGAGTTGGAAAATTATGTGCTGGAATATGGTGTCAGGGGCAGAAGCAGATGGTTATCAGATAAAGACTGGATTTTTCAGCGATTCAGAGGGTTTGATCAATCTACCCAGACGGATCGGGAATTAGTGGCGCAAAAACGCATCAATCATTATCGGGATAAAATTGCCGAGTCATTGACGAACATTGACACAAAGCTACGGACATTACCAACGATCCGTCAAAAAACAATTGCATTATTCGAATGGCTTGAATCGATCGGTGCCCCTGCGCAATTAGAACAAATGCGGGAAGATTTCGATGCACAAGGACGGGTGGAGAAAGGCCGTGAGCAGGACCAGGTCTGGGATGCGGTCATTCAGTTGCTGGAAGAAATAACGGAAGTAGCGGGCGAGGAGGAAATGTCGCTTTCCACCTTCCGAAATGTATTAGAATCCGGGTTCGATGCCCTGCGTTTTTCACATGTGCCTCCAAGTATTGATCACGTTGTGGTTGGTTCAATTGACAGATCGAGAATGCACGGTATTAAGACAGCTTTCTTGTTAGGTGTCAATGAAGGGACCTGGCCAATGAAACCAGGTAGCGATGGACTGATTACAGAGGAAGAGCGATCTGTGTTACAAACACATGGTTTAAAGCTGGCGGAAGGTAGTAAACGTCAGTTGTTGGATGATTGGTTCTACGTCTATTTAGCCTTTTCCTTGCCAGCGGATTATTTATGGATCAGTTATCCAATCAGTAATGAAGAGGGCAACCAAAAGGCTGCTTCCTCATTGATAAAGAGAATGGAAGAGTTATTTCCTCATCAACAGAGTCGATTATTTTTGCAAGATCCGGAGGAAATGACGGAAGCAAATCGATTTGTCACGACACCGAACAAAACACGAGGTGCGTTGACAGCACAATTGGCAAGAAAGCTGAGAGGTTACCCGATTGAATCAATTTGGGAATCTGTGTTGAATTGGTTTATTGAGCATTCGGTCAAGCAACAGATTCATCAGCAAGTATTAAAGAGTTTGTTTTATCAAAATAAACCGGTGGATTTGGAAAAGGATACGGTTCAAGCATTATATGAGAAAGAAATCAATGCAAGTGTATCAAGGTTGGAAATGTATCATCGTTGTTCCTATCAGCATTTTGCCAGGTACAGCTTAGGATTGGAAGATCGTCCAACCTACAAGCTGGATGCACCTGATATTGGGCAATTATTCCATGAAGCATTAAAACAAATTACCGAATGGATCCAGAAAGAAGGCAGGCAATTTGCAGATGTTTATGATCAGGATGCCAGGAAATATGCAAATCGTGCGGTAGGTGAGCTGGCGAATGTGCTGCAGCATCAGATACTGCACAGTTCCAATCGTTATCAATATATCCAAAAGAAATTAGAGAGTGTCATCGCAAGAGCAACCTTTATATTAAGTGAACAAGCGCGGAAGACACACTTCGCCCCGGTAGGCTTAGAAGTTGGGTTTGGTTATCCGGATCAACTGCAGTCATTAACGGTACCGTTACCGAACGATCACACGTTATTGTTGCGTGGACGCATTGACCGAGTCGATCAAGCGTTTGAAAATGAACAATTATATTTGCGAATTATTGACTATAAATCCAGTGCAAAAGGGTTAAATCTAACGGAAGTGTATTATGGACTTGCACTGCAGATGCTAGCTTATTTAGATGTCGTATTACAAAATGCAGAAGGCTGGCTTGGACACCCGGCCTCACCAGCAGGGGTGCTTTATTTCCACGTCCATAATCCGATGATTTCAGCAGACGACTTTTTATCAGAAGACAAACTCGAACAAGAAATCTTCAAAAAATTCAAAATGAAAGGTCTGATGGTCGATCAGGAAGAGGTTGTCCGGATGATGGATACCACATTAGATTACGGCCGAAGTAATATTATTCCTGCTGGCTTCAGTAAAACAGGGTCCTTTTATAAAGGTTCACAAGTAGCGGAGCAAAATGTCTTTAACGAACTGCAAGGCTATATTCACCGATTAATGGAGAATGCCGGACTTGCGATTACAGAAGGTAAAGTGGATCTTAATCCATTTCAACAGCAGCAATTAACAGCCTGTACATTCTGTGATTTCCGTTCTGTCTGTCAATTTGATCCGACACTTGCGGAAAATAATTATCGTAAATTAAAAGAAATGAAAGACGAAGAAGTAATCGAAGCAATCAAGCGGGGTGAAGCATAGTGCCGCAATGGACAAAAGAACAAGAAGATGCTATCTACCAATCAGGTAAAAATATTCTCGTGGCAGCAGCGGCAGGATCGGGAAAGACAGCGGTATTGGTCGAACGGATTATTAAAAAGCTGTTACACGAAGAGAAACCGGTCGATATTGATACGCTGTTAGTCGTTACCTTTACAAATGCGGCAGCACAGGAAATGCGTAATCGAATTGGTGCTGCCATTGAAGTGTCACTAGAGGAAAATCCGCGTTCCTCACATCTGAAAAAACAATTATCATTGTTGCAGAGTGCGTCGATCTCTACCTTACACGCTTTTTGTATGGACTTAGTCCGTAAGTATGCCTATCAAATTGACATTGATCCCAACTTCCGAATTGCAGACAATATGGAAGCTGATCTGATCCGTCAAGATGTACTGGAAGAACTTTTTGAAACGTGGTACGGCGAAGCGGATGAAGAACAGCAAGCTGCTTTTTTCTCTGTAGTTGACC includes the following:
- a CDS encoding GNAT family N-acetyltransferase; this encodes MFYHKIDEELSLKLIELKDAEKVFALTESSRDYLREWLPWLDFTTKLEDTKAFIRNSLKGYAEGESLTTFIVYQNEIVGTASYNNLDRSNKIAYIGYWLGEDYQGKGIMTRVAGALTDYAINELNMNKVDIRAAAQNQKSRAVPEQLGFVQEGSVRQAEWLYDHYVDHVIYGMLADEWKKA
- the addB gene encoding helicase-exonuclease AddAB subunit AddB, translating into MLLRFLMGSATVNKSEQCLQEIRQELRQDPQGPSIIYLVPDQMTFQQEYALLNGDDINGSIRAQVYSFSRLAWRVMQLTGGATKKYITSTGMQMMLRKIVEERTDDWKVFQKAIEKQGFIEQLEEMITEFKRYCVTPDLITAQLDEMDRFQHKTVGEVALHHKLDDLLYIYQSLQHALAGHYMDSEDQLQQLVEKLEDTNFLENTTVYIDGFHQFTPQELLVIEVMIKKAKNVTVTLTLEELNNEVTPLDLFYQTKETYYQLQQLAEQASVPVEIEYADQNAETKDAFIHLDHHFDSRPVQPFSGEAPIRIAEAVHPRAEVEGTAQEIVRLVRDQGYRYRDLAILIREPDVYHDLITTVFQDYQIPIFVDEKRTMLNHPLIETVRSLLDVVEGNWRYDAVFRLLKAGFIPQGEGEFRLDQEAIDELENYVLEYGVRGRSRWLSDKDWIFQRFRGFDQSTQTDRELVAQKRINHYRDKIAESLTNIDTKLRTLPTIRQKTIALFEWLESIGAPAQLEQMREDFDAQGRVEKGREQDQVWDAVIQLLEEITEVAGEEEMSLSTFRNVLESGFDALRFSHVPPSIDHVVVGSIDRSRMHGIKTAFLLGVNEGTWPMKPGSDGLITEEERSVLQTHGLKLAEGSKRQLLDDWFYVYLAFSLPADYLWISYPISNEEGNQKAASSLIKRMEELFPHQQSRLFLQDPEEMTEANRFVTTPNKTRGALTAQLARKLRGYPIESIWESVLNWFIEHSVKQQIHQQVLKSLFYQNKPVDLEKDTVQALYEKEINASVSRLEMYHRCSYQHFARYSLGLEDRPTYKLDAPDIGQLFHEALKQITEWIQKEGRQFADVYDQDARKYANRAVGELANVLQHQILHSSNRYQYIQKKLESVIARATFILSEQARKTHFAPVGLEVGFGYPDQLQSLTVPLPNDHTLLLRGRIDRVDQAFENEQLYLRIIDYKSSAKGLNLTEVYYGLALQMLAYLDVVLQNAEGWLGHPASPAGVLYFHVHNPMISADDFLSEDKLEQEIFKKFKMKGLMVDQEEVVRMMDTTLDYGRSNIIPAGFSKTGSFYKGSQVAEQNVFNELQGYIHRLMENAGLAITEGKVDLNPFQQQQLTACTFCDFRSVCQFDPTLAENNYRKLKEMKDEEVIEAIKRGEA
- a CDS encoding GrpB family protein, whose translation is MLGVNKGEVKLDPPSEDWKNLFQIEQKLLHTITGADIVDMQHIGSTSIQHISAKPIIDMLIGVNDLKRIEHFGRTKLKNHGYYHLSKVRVEGKEVFAKFSNMEKLTKTHILHVVKYQGPLWNQLTYFRDYMNANREKAKEYEALKQELAWKYPNDERSYTMEKKKFVDRIIRDLQ